From one Paroceanicella profunda genomic stretch:
- a CDS encoding copper chaperone PCu(A)C yields the protein MKKYILTSTLAALLTLGGFSAPALAGPEDVVVENAWSRASIGMNRPGAAYMTIRNTGDEPVTLIGLTTPLAMMPEIHETKTNAEGVSSMNPAGEIAIAPGESVALEPGGLHAMLMRLQELMTEGDTFPLTLLFEDGGEVTVEVPILGIAARGPED from the coding sequence ATGAAAAAGTATATTTTGACCAGCACACTGGCGGCGCTTTTGACCCTTGGAGGGTTCTCAGCGCCCGCGCTGGCCGGACCCGAGGATGTTGTCGTCGAGAACGCGTGGTCCCGCGCCTCCATCGGGATGAACCGTCCCGGGGCCGCTTACATGACGATCCGCAACACTGGCGACGAGCCAGTGACGCTGATCGGCCTTACAACACCGCTCGCGATGATGCCCGAAATTCACGAGACGAAGACAAATGCCGAAGGTGTGAGTTCCATGAACCCGGCGGGGGAGATCGCGATCGCCCCGGGCGAGAGCGTCGCGCTCGAACCGGGGGGCCTGCACGCAATGCTGATGCGGCTGCAAGAACTGATGACGGAAGGGGACACCTTTCCGCTGACCCTGCTTTTCGAAGACGGAGGCGAAGTGACGGTCGAGGTGCCGATCCTCGGAATCGCCGCGCGGGGGCCAGAGGACTGA
- a CDS encoding disulfide bond formation protein B, translated as MNRISGETALGLAWIIALVASLAVLFIGEVLGQTPCVLCWFQRAFMFPLAIILGWAFGGGTAVWGATASHWRLAAAQSPSGTWGCTSVLFPNASSPARPPAPLAPMTTNWSSASRSR; from the coding sequence ATGAACCGCATATCCGGAGAAACAGCCCTCGGGCTGGCATGGATCATCGCGCTCGTCGCCTCGCTTGCCGTGCTTTTCATCGGCGAGGTGCTGGGGCAGACGCCCTGTGTGCTGTGCTGGTTCCAGCGCGCCTTCATGTTTCCCTTGGCCATTATCCTAGGCTGGGCCTTTGGTGGCGGGACGGCCGTGTGGGGCGCTACGGCATCGCATTGGCGCTTGGCGGCGGCGCAATCGCCCTCTGGCACATGGGGCTGTACGTCGGTCTTGTTCCCGAACGCATCCAGCCCTGCACGGCCACCGGCCCCTCTTGCACCGATGACAACCAACTGGTCTTCGGCATCCCGATCCCGCTGA